The genomic stretch GATTCCAGTTTATTCCCTTGATGCCCTGATGGACTTTCGGTTTGTCATTGTCGCCCGGGGCTTTGTTTACCGGTGATGCCATGACCATGTTTTTTGTCGAAAGCGTCGCGACCACCATATCATGGGATTTGAGCCGTGTGACCGAAATAAAATACACGTTCGGATCGAGGAAGGTATCGATTACCCTGATTCCGACAGGATGGAGTTCCTTGTCGAGAATCCAGGTAAGCGTTGTGGGGATATCACGGTTGAAATCGGTAAATTTCACTCCATATTCGCTTTCGAGCGGAAAATATTTGTACTGTTCGAACGTAAAGAGAGTACCCTTGGGGGAGGTTGTCGATTCGGCTATAATCACCTGCTTTTTATAAAACGGCTTGAGAAAATCGAGCACCCCGCGCATGGAGTCGGGATGAGTGGCGCAGAGAGGAACACTGTCATAGACGTTGTTGGGCTTGATAATGACCTGTTTTTCGCCGATAGCCTGCTTTATTTCCTTTTCGAGCGGTTTCAGCGCCTGGTAGATCATATCGCGGCGGTCAGTCCCCGTGACGAATGAAACACGGCTTGTGCCGGGTTCCACTGTTGCAGCTTCTGATTTCCCGTCCGGAAAAGGGAAACCGGCAGTCAATCCCGCGGCCCCGGCCATCATGCTTTTAATAAACCTTCGCCTGCTGCCGGCGATACCGGTGATGAGGTTCTTATCCATGCTTTTATTCCTCCTGTTCGCAAGTATTTATTCGTAATAATCATTATCGAAAAAACAGTCACGAATGCTCCTCTTTAATATGGTATTACTATCGAAAGGTAGTCAAATACTTTTCGTGATGTGGTCAGTGTGTCCGGAGAATCATATCGATGTGATGTCGGCAGTGGCGTAAAAAAACCCCTCGTTTTTGACGAGGGGTTCGGGT from bacterium encodes the following:
- a CDS encoding DUF362 domain-containing protein — translated: MDKNLITGIAGSRRRFIKSMMAGAAGLTAGFPFPDGKSEAATVEPGTSRVSFVTGTDRRDMIYQALKPLEKEIKQAIGEKQVIIKPNNVYDSVPLCATHPDSMRGVLDFLKPFYKKQVIIAESTTSPKGTLFTFEQYKYFPLESEYGVKFTDFNRDIPTTLTWILDKELHPVGIRVIDTFLDPNVYFISVTRLKSHDMVVATLSTKNMVMASPVNKAPGDNDKPKVHQGIKGINWNLFQLARTIRPQLAVLDGIEGMEGNGPVGGTPVDHGVALASTDFIAADRIGVELMGIDIGDVGYLTYCINAGYGQGNRSKIEIIGPDPSKYVRKYRLHDTIEEQLTWKKTG